The Ciceribacter thiooxidans genome window below encodes:
- a CDS encoding L-piperidine-6-carboxylate dehydrogenase — translation MNIAVKTTVAAEATAILERLGVDKAAYTGGDMKAFSPITGEQTGSLKTVSAEEASAAIERADAAFRVWRLVPAPKRGELVRLFGEELRAAKADLGRLVSIEAGKIPSEGLGEVQEMIDICDFAVGLSRQLYGLTIATERPGHRMMETWHPLGVIGIISAFNFPVAVWAWNAALALVCGNSVVWKPSEKTPLTALAAQAVLDRALKRFGDAPEGLSQLLIGDRAIGEVLVDHPKVPLVSATGSTRMGRDVGPRLARRFARAILELGGNNGGIVCPSADLDMALRAIAFGAMGTAGQRCTTLRRLFVHDSIYDQLVPRLKKAYASVSVGNPLEGSALVGPLIDKLAFDAMQKALSEAKAHGGAVHGGERVETGSADAYYVKPALVEMPAHTGPVLEETFAPILYVLKYSDFDAVLADHNAVGAGLSSSIFTLDMREAERFLAADGSDCGIANVNIGTSGAEIGGAFGGEKETGGGRESGSDAWRAYMRRATNTINYSKSLPLAQGVSFDID, via the coding sequence ATGAATATCGCCGTAAAGACCACCGTCGCCGCTGAGGCAACCGCCATTCTCGAACGCCTTGGCGTGGACAAGGCCGCCTATACGGGCGGCGACATGAAGGCCTTCTCGCCCATCACCGGCGAGCAGACCGGCAGCCTGAAGACCGTTTCGGCGGAAGAAGCCTCTGCCGCCATCGAACGCGCCGACGCGGCCTTCCGCGTCTGGCGTCTCGTGCCTGCACCGAAGCGCGGCGAGCTGGTGCGCCTCTTCGGCGAAGAACTACGCGCCGCCAAGGCCGATCTCGGCCGCCTCGTGTCCATCGAGGCCGGCAAGATCCCGTCGGAGGGTCTCGGCGAAGTGCAGGAAATGATCGACATCTGCGATTTCGCCGTCGGTCTCTCGCGCCAGCTCTACGGCCTCACCATCGCCACCGAGCGCCCCGGCCATCGCATGATGGAAACCTGGCATCCGCTCGGCGTCATCGGCATTATTTCGGCCTTCAACTTCCCCGTCGCCGTCTGGGCCTGGAATGCCGCACTCGCACTCGTCTGCGGCAACAGCGTCGTGTGGAAGCCTTCGGAAAAGACGCCGCTGACGGCGCTGGCCGCACAGGCCGTTCTCGACCGCGCCCTGAAGCGCTTCGGCGATGCGCCGGAAGGCCTCTCCCAGCTGCTGATCGGCGACCGCGCCATCGGCGAGGTTCTGGTGGACCATCCCAAGGTGCCGCTCGTCTCGGCCACCGGCTCCACCCGCATGGGCCGCGATGTCGGTCCGCGTCTGGCCAGGCGCTTTGCCCGCGCCATCCTGGAACTCGGCGGCAACAATGGCGGCATCGTCTGCCCCTCCGCCGATCTCGACATGGCGCTGCGCGCCATCGCCTTCGGCGCGATGGGCACGGCGGGTCAGCGCTGCACGACGCTGCGCCGCCTGTTCGTCCATGACAGCATTTACGACCAGCTCGTTCCGCGCCTGAAGAAGGCCTATGCCAGCGTTTCCGTCGGCAATCCGCTGGAGGGCTCGGCACTCGTCGGCCCGTTGATCGACAAGCTGGCTTTTGACGCCATGCAGAAGGCTCTCTCGGAAGCCAAGGCCCATGGCGGCGCCGTCCATGGCGGCGAGCGGGTGGAGACCGGCAGCGCGGATGCCTATTACGTGAAGCCGGCGCTGGTGGAAATGCCTGCGCACACCGGTCCGGTTCTCGAAGAAACCTTCGCACCGATCCTCTACGTGCTGAAATACAGCGACTTCGATGCCGTCCTCGCCGATCACAACGCGGTGGGTGCTGGTCTGTCCTCGTCGATTTTCACGCTCGACATGCGAGAAGCCGAGCGGTTCCTGGCAGCAGACGGTTCCGATTGCGGCATCGCCAATGTCAATATCGGCACGTCCGGCGCTGAAATCGGCGGCGCCTTTGGCGGCGAGAAGGAAACCGGCGGCGGCCGCGAGAGCGGCTCGGATGCATGGAGAGCCTATATGCGCCGCGCCACCAACACCATCAACTATTCGAAATCCCTGCCGCTGGCGCAGGGCGTTTCCTTCGACATCGACTGA
- the hglS gene encoding 2-oxoadipate dioxygenase/decarboxylase HglS — MAIMSLKVSPDDIRARFSSAMSAMYRDEVPAYGTLMELVARVNDETLAAESGLKARFEATDTLERISEERHGAIRLGTAQELATMRRIFAVMGMYPVGYYDLSTAGVPVHSTAFRPVGEEALKRNPFRVFTSLLRLDLIADEALRAEAAAILAARQIFTPKALELTEKAEKNGGLDENDSARFVAEVLETFRWHDKANVALSMYHRLHDAHRLIADVVSFKGPHINHLTPRTLDIDKVQARMPDYGIAPKAVVEGPPTRKCPILLRQTSFKALEEPVSFHDGNGGWQAGTHTARFGEIEQRGVALTPKGRALYDKLLDDTRKIVRPAADGSNANAYEAALAEVFKAFPDNWADIRAAGLGYFSYSLTEKGRQGVAFFDDPEQLIAEGYICFDPIVYEDFLPVSAAGIFQSNLGDGAQQEFAASPNQKRFEADLGASVLNEFDHYAGIEKASLESCLAALTQRPAAE, encoded by the coding sequence ATGGCCATCATGAGCCTGAAGGTTTCTCCAGATGATATCCGCGCTCGCTTTTCGAGCGCCATGTCGGCGATGTACCGCGACGAGGTTCCCGCTTACGGAACGCTGATGGAGCTGGTCGCCCGCGTCAACGACGAGACGCTTGCGGCCGAATCCGGTCTCAAGGCCCGGTTCGAGGCAACTGACACGCTGGAGCGGATTTCCGAGGAGCGCCACGGCGCGATCCGTCTTGGTACAGCGCAGGAGCTGGCCACGATGCGCCGCATCTTCGCGGTGATGGGCATGTATCCGGTCGGCTATTACGATCTCTCCACCGCCGGCGTACCTGTCCATTCCACGGCCTTCCGCCCGGTCGGCGAAGAGGCGCTGAAGCGCAATCCCTTCCGCGTCTTCACCTCGCTGCTGCGGCTCGATCTCATTGCCGACGAAGCTTTGCGCGCGGAAGCAGCGGCCATTCTCGCCGCGCGACAGATCTTCACGCCCAAGGCGCTCGAACTGACGGAGAAGGCCGAAAAGAACGGCGGGCTGGACGAGAACGATTCCGCCCGTTTCGTGGCCGAAGTGCTGGAAACCTTCCGCTGGCACGACAAGGCCAATGTCGCGCTCTCCATGTATCACCGCCTGCATGATGCGCACCGGCTGATCGCCGATGTCGTGTCGTTCAAGGGCCCGCATATCAACCACCTGACGCCGCGCACGCTGGATATCGACAAGGTGCAGGCTCGCATGCCCGATTACGGCATTGCGCCGAAGGCCGTCGTCGAAGGTCCGCCGACCCGCAAATGCCCGATCCTGCTGCGCCAGACCTCGTTCAAGGCGCTGGAAGAGCCCGTCTCCTTCCACGATGGCAACGGCGGCTGGCAGGCAGGCACACATACTGCGCGCTTCGGTGAAATCGAGCAGCGCGGCGTGGCGCTGACGCCGAAGGGCCGTGCGCTTTACGACAAGCTGCTGGACGACACCCGCAAGATCGTTCGCCCGGCTGCCGATGGCTCCAATGCCAATGCCTACGAGGCCGCGCTTGCCGAGGTCTTCAAGGCGTTTCCGGATAACTGGGCAGATATCCGCGCAGCCGGTCTTGGCTATTTCAGCTACTCGTTGACGGAAAAAGGCAGACAAGGCGTCGCCTTTTTCGATGATCCGGAACAGCTGATCGCCGAAGGCTATATCTGCTTCGATCCCATTGTTTACGAAGATTTCCTGCCGGTCAGTGCTGCGGGCATCTTCCAGTCAAACCTCGGTGACGGCGCGCAGCAGGAGTTTGCCGCGTCTCCGAACCAGAAGCGTTTCGAAGCCGATCTCGGCGCCTCTGTCCTCAATGAATTCGACCATTATGCCGGCATCGAAAAGGCCTCGCTGGAGAGCTGCCTTGCAGCGCTCACCCAGCGGCCCGCCGCCGAATAA
- a CDS encoding LysR family transcriptional regulator, producing MTIRRSLTPDFINLQAFECAARHQNFSRAAEELHLTQSAISRQIADLEQQTGLRLFERVRQRVILSDAGERLLPEVRQLLAQAERLMIGAVATGQMATSLRIATLPTFGGKWLVPRLGRFLVRHPTVAISIESRSTQFSFAEENFDLAIHFGQPTWANASSTFLCHETVLPVASPALSASIAQGSEGSFDDIPLLHLTTRPKLWSDWSQHHGVSLPQAYQGPRFDQFSMLISAAAAGLGFALLPTYLIESELQSGALKPLANLPMQTENAYFVVRPENKRTQAAARDFEAWLLQEVAASA from the coding sequence ATGACCATACGTCGAAGCCTGACTCCCGACTTCATCAACCTGCAAGCCTTCGAATGCGCGGCGCGGCATCAGAATTTCTCGCGGGCGGCCGAAGAGCTGCACCTGACCCAGAGCGCCATCAGCCGGCAGATCGCCGATCTTGAACAGCAGACGGGCCTGAGACTCTTCGAACGGGTCCGTCAGCGCGTCATCCTGTCGGACGCAGGCGAGAGGCTGCTTCCGGAGGTCAGGCAATTGCTCGCGCAGGCAGAGCGGCTGATGATCGGCGCGGTGGCGACAGGGCAGATGGCGACATCCTTGCGGATTGCGACGCTGCCCACATTTGGCGGAAAGTGGCTGGTCCCCCGGCTTGGTCGCTTCCTCGTCCGCCATCCGACGGTGGCAATTTCGATCGAGTCACGCTCGACCCAGTTCAGCTTCGCAGAGGAGAATTTCGACCTCGCGATTCATTTTGGACAACCGACCTGGGCCAATGCATCGTCGACTTTCCTCTGCCACGAGACGGTTCTGCCGGTCGCAAGTCCGGCCCTTTCGGCGAGCATCGCGCAGGGTTCTGAGGGTTCCTTCGACGACATCCCGCTCCTGCATCTGACCACCCGGCCCAAGCTCTGGTCGGACTGGTCGCAGCATCACGGTGTCAGCCTCCCGCAAGCCTATCAGGGGCCGCGCTTCGACCAGTTCTCCATGCTGATTTCAGCTGCCGCCGCAGGTCTGGGTTTCGCCCTCCTGCCGACCTATCTCATCGAAAGCGAACTTCAATCCGGTGCTCTCAAGCCGCTGGCCAACCTGCCCATGCAAACGGAAAACGCCTATTTCGTCGTCCGGCCGGAGAACAAAAGAACCCAGGCGGCGGCACGAGATTTCGAGGCGTGGCTTCTGCAAGAGGTAGCAGCATCAGCCTAA